A region of Chlamydia crocodili DNA encodes the following proteins:
- a CDS encoding polymorphic outer membrane protein middle domain-containing protein, with the protein MKASLRKFLISTTLTLPCSFQAFSLEIVVPNGTYDGNLREMFPYTITSNAEGTTAILSGNLNLLNLDNSMVATPSSCFFNSVGPMTIVGKNHNLTFTNLRTSVNGAALSSIPATTPESFPYTITGMNTLSFSNCVALMARTTPANTPTNPKGGALYSKAPVFLQNIQNLIFKNNSAADNGGALWAQVVGISNIKKSMQFLSNVGANGGAIGASKSLDVTQCPSILFRSNSAEKLGGAIHSVDPTTAGSPPPPANGPVNTVVSFSGNGAIQFDANNAKSGGAIYSKGNINFTNNAQLLMQNNSASPEVADNNEVLGQGGAIFCIKQTTTPPAPTSPEFTGLTISNQNEIFFANNFAATAGGAIYGEKVSITSSGKTVFTNNISKDGGAIYIPSGGTLSLSADYGDMIFYENLKNDGSTTTRNAINLEKGATITLLAASGDHKLCFYDPIVTTLPETAPNGNNTLTINQDRQQNTPFTNYIGTVLFSGAHVTSATDTKNFESTIYQKVVLGGGKLVLADKANLSVVSFEQEADSILLMDNGTTLAITEHSHTTAAAAGGGGGGAGAGGAAAPTNQDNANGTISIKDLHINVSSLTQPGEGAKIETKNTAGSITLTGHISLDDVSGTAYENHDLFNKDTITLKVLSLSTAGDNKTTTDALTLTPRGDAEPQYGYQGSWKLTWEDGTGSDANKKKTLKATWTKTGFIPSPERQASLVPNSLWGAFIDLRSMNALATASCDGFGYGKGLWVAGLSNVFHHDRNSVSHGFRRISGGYVIGANSQTISDSVFGVAFSQVFGKSKDYVVSTTKSQAIVGSAYLSIKHPLSNTIFTSFAARINYSHTNEDMKTRYTFMPEEDGNWDNNCWLGEIGGSLPIVLQTTKLHLNQFVPFVNVQLGYAEHGSFREKLAEARSFCSSRLINLAIPCGFKIDRRSHSHPDFYSLAISYVPDVWRRNPGCDTLLLANGFRWKTPATNLDRHGLLMQGSTHTAVNNNIEIFSHGSCELRRSSRNYNINVGSKFRF; encoded by the coding sequence ATGAAAGCGTCTCTCCGTAAGTTTCTAATTTCAACAACGCTAACACTTCCTTGTTCATTCCAAGCCTTTTCTTTGGAAATCGTAGTTCCTAACGGAACTTACGATGGTAACCTTAGAGAAATGTTTCCCTATACGATTACATCAAATGCTGAGGGAACTACGGCGATATTGTCAGGAAATCTGAATCTTTTAAATCTTGACAATTCAATGGTAGCAACACCTTCAAGTTGTTTTTTCAACTCCGTTGGGCCCATGACAATTGTGGGTAAAAACCATAATCTAACATTTACAAACCTGCGCACATCGGTAAACGGTGCTGCCCTAAGCTCTATTCCGGCAACAACTCCCGAATCGTTCCCTTATACGATTACGGGGATGAATACCCTGTCGTTTTCTAACTGCGTAGCCTTAATGGCTCGTACCACTCCTGCAAATACTCCAACGAATCCAAAAGGCGGGGCGTTATACTCCAAAGCTCCTGTATTTCTACAGAATATTCAGAATCTGATATTTAAAAATAATAGCGCTGCAGATAATGGTGGTGCTCTATGGGCACAAGTAGTAGGAATTAGCAATATCAAAAAATCTATGCAATTCCTTAGCAACGTCGGTGCAAACGGCGGAGCTATCGGTGCATCTAAAAGTCTAGATGTTACACAATGCCCTTCTATTCTCTTCAGATCAAACTCTGCTGAGAAACTTGGCGGTGCTATTCATTCGGTTGATCCCACTACAGCAGGAAGTCCTCCTCCTCCAGCAAACGGACCAGTAAATACTGTCGTCAGTTTTTCAGGAAATGGTGCCATACAATTTGACGCGAATAATGCGAAATCCGGTGGAGCTATTTATTCCAAAGGGAACATCAACTTCACAAATAACGCACAATTACTCATGCAGAATAACTCTGCATCTCCTGAAGTTGCTGATAATAATGAAGTATTAGGACAAGGTGGGGCTATTTTCTGTATAAAACAGACTACAACACCTCCTGCTCCCACCTCTCCAGAGTTCACAGGATTAACTATAAGCAATCAAAACGAAATCTTCTTTGCTAATAACTTCGCTGCAACCGCAGGTGGAGCTATTTATGGAGAAAAAGTCAGCATTACCTCTTCAGGAAAAACGGTGTTTACAAACAACATCTCAAAAGATGGTGGTGCCATCTATATCCCCTCTGGAGGAACTCTAAGCTTATCTGCTGATTATGGGGATATGATTTTCTATGAAAATCTAAAAAATGATGGCAGTACTACCACAAGAAATGCCATCAACTTAGAAAAGGGAGCAACCATTACATTATTAGCGGCCTCTGGAGATCATAAACTCTGTTTTTATGATCCTATTGTGACTACACTTCCAGAAACAGCTCCTAACGGCAATAATACTCTAACTATCAACCAAGATAGACAACAGAATACTCCTTTTACTAACTACATCGGAACCGTACTATTCTCTGGAGCCCATGTAACTTCTGCGACGGACACAAAGAATTTTGAGTCAACTATCTATCAAAAAGTGGTTCTAGGTGGCGGGAAACTTGTTTTAGCTGATAAAGCAAACCTATCCGTTGTTTCCTTTGAACAAGAAGCTGATTCTATTCTCTTAATGGATAATGGAACTACCCTAGCAATTACAGAGCATTCTCACACAACTGCTGCTGCCGCGGGAGGTGGTGGAGGTGGTGCTGGAGCAGGCGGTGCCGCAGCTCCCACCAATCAAGATAATGCTAACGGAACCATCTCAATAAAAGATCTCCATATCAACGTTAGTTCTCTTACACAACCCGGTGAAGGAGCTAAAATTGAAACAAAAAATACTGCAGGATCTATTACATTAACAGGCCATATATCCCTAGATGATGTCTCAGGAACTGCTTACGAAAATCACGATCTTTTCAATAAAGATACTATTACTCTCAAAGTGCTTTCTCTTTCTACAGCAGGGGATAATAAAACTACTACAGATGCTCTTACACTCACTCCTAGAGGAGATGCTGAGCCCCAATACGGTTATCAAGGATCTTGGAAACTTACATGGGAAGACGGTACAGGTAGTGATGCCAATAAAAAGAAAACCTTAAAAGCCACTTGGACAAAAACAGGATTCATTCCTAGTCCTGAACGTCAAGCATCTTTAGTTCCTAATAGCTTATGGGGAGCTTTCATAGACCTACGTTCTATGAATGCCCTAGCTACAGCAAGCTGTGATGGCTTTGGCTACGGTAAGGGTTTATGGGTGGCTGGTCTTTCCAATGTCTTCCATCATGATCGCAACAGCGTATCCCATGGTTTCCGACGTATTAGCGGGGGCTACGTTATTGGAGCAAATTCACAAACAATTTCTGATTCTGTATTTGGAGTAGCCTTCTCCCAGGTATTCGGTAAATCTAAAGATTACGTAGTCTCCACAACAAAATCACAAGCTATAGTAGGTAGTGCCTACCTATCCATAAAACATCCGTTAAGCAACACTATCTTCACATCCTTTGCTGCAAGAATTAACTACAGCCATACTAACGAAGATATGAAAACACGCTATACCTTCATGCCTGAAGAAGATGGCAATTGGGATAACAATTGTTGGTTAGGAGAAATAGGTGGAAGCTTACCTATTGTTTTACAAACCACTAAATTACATCTAAATCAATTTGTTCCTTTTGTGAATGTTCAGCTTGGCTATGCTGAACATGGATCCTTTAGAGAAAAACTTGCAGAAGCACGCTCATTCTGTTCGTCTCGTTTGATTAACTTAGCGATTCCTTGTGGATTTAAAATTGATAGGCGTTCCCACTCCCATCCGGATTTTTATAGCTTAGCTATATCCTACGTTCCTGATGTATGGAGAAGGAATCCAGGATGTGACACTTTATTACTTGCAAACGGATTCCGCTGGAAAACACCTGCAACAAATCTAGATAGACATGGTTTATTGATGCAAGGATCCACACATACAGCTGTGAACAATAATATTGAAATCTTTAGCCATGGCAGTTGCGAATTACGTAGATCCTCACGCAACTACAATATAAATGTAGGAAGTAAATTTCGATTCTAA
- a CDS encoding polymorphic outer membrane protein middle domain-containing protein, translated as MCFSPAYSAVLKTLTSADNFNGINNAAFSIKASDNDEGTTYILSDNILIQNVAVTKPENSSCFKNTKGDLIFNGNNRNLTFDKITTTAEGKMICNSAGTFLTLSCFSKLAFLESNNLRTGKSAIRSKGSLMFRSNDQIIFSECYSSDKGGAIHCIPTPGSRNTCSLSFHRNRGITFSNNTSVQGGGAIYAKQMRLTAMGPTLFLNNTASGDVNSRPAGGAIAIAPNGELSLFAEEGDIIFEGNRTIRGGHGGHIERNAIHLENDAFISYIGAAEGKIIKFYDAITATSSSDVPLLINQITGGAIYKGTVFFSSGACTHTCSSLASINMSRILQDVILAGGTLDLSSGAILGVLNFIQRPDTTFILDQSTMLRVHGNAELLNITIPVKLSILNPKPKDPKIKFHSLSYRQPGQILILSGDKKISLSGSMNIDIQDEDFYENIELAKSVKIPLIKIETRELDLAHTEVNRINVSMDPYGYQGSWKLEWLEQAPKPINTRSRTNAEKIAHLVWTPKHYRPRLIDSQGNSLVPNSLWNAFVDIRGIHNLMDTVSDGSLYRNGLWVSEISNYFHKDHHKDNHGFRHTSGGYALGLSQQTPSKDIFSIGFFQMFGVSKDASLAKNRENILAGSAYLQHSTPIKPILNWSLGNLFARPEFLSKISSDLPLILNLQATYSHSKNKLTITRKSSEITHGYWNTHCVGAELGSSLSFDFHEEHNIFHHILPFMNLQGVYAYQRKFKEEGEKKHEITSSKLGNVSLPIGIRLEGHNSRWPIFYSTSVAFIADLFRQNPCSTITSTYAPFATWKTSGTNLSRQALAAQLSMHCAILDNITLFSKCCAEIRKSSQYYLGDIGSQFLF; from the coding sequence TTGTGTTTTTCACCAGCATACTCTGCTGTGTTAAAAACACTCACCTCTGCTGATAATTTTAACGGCATAAACAATGCGGCTTTTTCTATTAAAGCTTCTGACAATGACGAAGGAACAACCTACATCTTATCCGACAATATTTTAATACAAAATGTCGCCGTTACTAAACCTGAAAATAGTAGCTGTTTTAAAAATACCAAAGGAGACCTAATCTTTAATGGCAATAACCGAAATTTAACCTTCGATAAAATTACCACTACAGCCGAAGGGAAAATGATTTGCAATTCTGCGGGAACCTTCCTTACCTTATCATGCTTCTCCAAGCTTGCGTTTTTAGAATCTAACAACTTAAGAACAGGGAAAAGCGCAATCAGATCTAAAGGATCTTTAATGTTTAGATCCAATGATCAGATCATCTTCTCAGAGTGTTACTCATCAGATAAAGGGGGTGCTATCCATTGTATACCTACTCCAGGATCACGAAACACATGTTCCTTATCATTTCATAGAAATCGCGGGATAACATTTTCTAATAATACATCCGTTCAGGGTGGTGGAGCTATTTATGCTAAACAAATGCGTCTAACCGCTATGGGCCCCACTCTATTTCTTAATAATACAGCTTCAGGAGATGTCAACTCAAGACCCGCCGGGGGCGCTATTGCCATTGCTCCTAATGGAGAGCTTTCTTTATTTGCTGAGGAAGGAGATATTATCTTCGAGGGAAATAGGACAATAAGAGGCGGTCATGGCGGCCATATTGAAAGAAATGCTATTCATTTAGAAAATGATGCATTTATTAGCTATATAGGTGCTGCTGAAGGGAAAATCATTAAATTCTATGATGCTATTACTGCCACGTCTTCTTCTGATGTTCCCCTCCTAATCAATCAAATAACAGGCGGGGCCATCTATAAGGGCACAGTGTTTTTCTCTTCAGGGGCATGTACTCATACTTGTTCTTCACTGGCTTCCATAAATATGTCTAGAATTTTACAGGATGTAATACTAGCAGGAGGCACTCTAGACTTAAGTTCAGGTGCCATTCTTGGAGTTTTGAACTTTATTCAACGTCCTGACACAACATTTATTCTAGACCAAAGTACCATGCTTAGAGTACACGGAAACGCTGAACTTTTAAATATTACTATTCCTGTGAAACTTTCTATTTTAAATCCGAAACCAAAAGATCCGAAAATAAAGTTTCATTCCTTATCATATCGACAACCGGGGCAGATTTTAATTCTATCAGGAGATAAGAAAATATCTCTATCGGGATCTATGAATATCGATATTCAAGATGAAGATTTCTATGAAAATATAGAGTTAGCAAAATCTGTAAAAATTCCCCTAATTAAAATTGAAACTCGTGAATTAGATCTTGCACATACAGAAGTTAATCGTATTAATGTTTCAATGGATCCCTATGGGTATCAAGGATCTTGGAAACTCGAATGGTTAGAACAAGCACCGAAACCAATAAATACACGTTCAAGAACGAATGCAGAAAAAATTGCTCATCTTGTCTGGACACCTAAACATTATCGACCACGTCTGATTGATTCCCAGGGAAATTCCTTAGTCCCCAATAGTCTGTGGAATGCTTTCGTAGATATCCGCGGTATCCATAACCTTATGGACACCGTTTCTGATGGCAGCTTATATCGCAATGGCTTATGGGTTTCAGAAATCTCTAATTATTTCCATAAAGATCATCATAAAGATAACCACGGCTTCCGTCATACCAGCGGAGGCTATGCTTTAGGGCTATCACAACAAACTCCCTCTAAGGATATTTTTAGCATAGGCTTTTTCCAAATGTTCGGGGTTTCTAAAGATGCCTCTTTAGCAAAAAATCGTGAAAATATTCTCGCAGGATCTGCATATTTGCAGCATAGCACACCTATAAAACCTATCCTAAATTGGTCTTTAGGGAACCTGTTTGCTCGTCCTGAATTCTTATCCAAGATTTCTTCAGATCTCCCATTAATTTTAAATCTTCAAGCAACGTACAGCCATAGTAAAAATAAACTCACGATAACACGAAAATCTTCAGAAATTACTCATGGGTATTGGAATACCCATTGTGTAGGTGCTGAACTAGGATCTTCTCTATCCTTTGATTTCCACGAAGAGCATAATATCTTCCATCACATCCTTCCCTTTATGAATCTTCAAGGTGTCTATGCCTATCAAAGGAAATTTAAAGAAGAAGGAGAGAAAAAACATGAAATTACCAGTAGTAAATTAGGAAATGTCTCTCTACCTATCGGTATACGTTTGGAAGGACATAACTCGCGTTGGCCTATTTTCTATTCGACATCTGTAGCCTTCATTGCAGATCTATTCCGACAAAATCCATGTTCTACAATTACCTCCACCTACGCACCTTTTGCTACATGGAAAACTTCAGGAACAAATCTCTCAAGGCAAGCACTAGCAGCGCAATTGTCGATGCATTGTGCAATCTTAGATAACATTACGCTATTTTCAAAATGCTGTGCAGAGATACGCAAATCTTCACAATACTATTTAGGAGATATCGGTAGTCAGTTCTTATTTTAA
- a CDS encoding polymorphic outer membrane protein middle domain-containing protein: MKLSVYGFLLSSSLLSTHIAFAENASVSPAVPQNVPAAGASKTITELTEGFDGSVNPPKEFTSKATSNAAGTTYSLTTDISFTNITTLTPTPPPQPASGSKTNEGSCFSNTAGDLTFSGATHSLTFENISLTAKGAAISNTASGTTLQLTNLTNLTFSNSPGSSVSTGKGAIYCEGSSLKVINNGNVTFSNNHSEENGGAICYKAATVSPPVSPPPQPQPQPQPSPITTVTTPPTTIALPNTPILSSSTAPTQPPGGSGSPGSPSGPAPAPDVPGSGAQQAAQNTFTFGGNDSLTFSGNSSDKCGGAIYAHDLIITATGQTLFTNNTAKEKGGAIAIADGGTIYLSAEGGDIIFEGNTAKDNTPNAIDLGSTAKFGDLCALKGRSIIFYDPITSNGTDVSDKLIINGPVTQPAPSRGGSSTPTVRSAAAVQPVPRLYEGTIVFSGKKQNTSKTKALTNASSLKQPVELAAGTLVLEDGALFSAKSFSQKDTTSTVVLEQNTQLQVSDSIDLKNLWIGVTNVNSPDFARVSTTGSTGTVKVTGAITLAVSDPKFYENPDLAKQLNKEFIKISAQGSVTITDSPNTPNQDISSHLGYQGVWQLTWADVPSGGSGQPTEKVATLGWQPQGYLPTPGDTQSYTSLVPNSLWGMVSDVAAIQRLIEGEANSAQGKDIWGAGLSNFLKGKKTDKNRKFRNFSSGYAVGTSSQSLHGFKFSFGFCQLFGRAKDYAGARIHEKILSGSLYTQYDTELLPILKFLAGTSVFRPKILKQITDDFPVTFQAQFGYFYGDNSMKIKYLDATQTNSSWENHCYSGDIGTSIAIPIQSKDGIIQMASPFVKVQSVYVYQKGFHEKGLRRRAFDHTYLTNISIPLGLKVYGDSVSKDLHYELSAAYVGDAYRHNPKNTTTPIVTNVVATPWITTATNLQRHAARFQGAGDYALTSYIQLFAQGSIELRKSARSYHANAGSSIHF, from the coding sequence ATGAAACTCTCTGTTTATGGGTTTTTACTCTCGTCATCCTTGCTATCCACCCACATAGCATTTGCTGAGAATGCCTCAGTATCCCCAGCAGTTCCGCAAAATGTTCCCGCAGCAGGAGCTAGTAAAACCATCACTGAGCTAACTGAAGGTTTCGATGGGTCTGTGAATCCACCAAAAGAATTCACATCGAAAGCAACAAGTAATGCGGCAGGGACAACTTATAGCCTAACTACTGATATTTCTTTCACGAATATTACAACACTTACTCCTACGCCTCCTCCACAACCAGCATCTGGGAGTAAAACTAATGAAGGAAGCTGCTTCAGTAATACTGCTGGAGATTTAACTTTTTCAGGAGCCACTCACTCACTCACATTTGAAAATATCTCCCTAACAGCAAAGGGTGCTGCCATTAGCAACACAGCATCTGGAACAACACTACAGTTAACCAATCTTACTAATCTTACTTTCTCCAATTCTCCAGGATCTTCTGTTTCTACAGGTAAGGGAGCTATTTATTGTGAAGGATCCTCACTTAAAGTAATTAACAACGGAAACGTTACGTTTTCAAATAATCATTCCGAAGAAAATGGTGGAGCAATTTGTTATAAAGCAGCAACCGTTTCTCCACCAGTCTCTCCTCCTCCGCAACCTCAGCCACAGCCACAACCATCTCCCATAACAACTGTAACTACGCCCCCAACAACAATTGCACTACCAAATACTCCTATTCTCTCGTCTTCCACTGCACCAACACAACCTCCCGGAGGTAGTGGGAGTCCTGGTAGCCCTAGTGGTCCTGCTCCAGCCCCCGATGTTCCAGGTTCTGGAGCACAACAAGCAGCTCAAAATACATTCACCTTCGGTGGTAATGATAGTCTAACATTTTCAGGCAATTCGTCTGATAAATGTGGTGGGGCGATCTATGCTCATGATTTAATCATTACCGCTACTGGTCAGACATTATTTACTAATAATACCGCTAAAGAGAAGGGTGGCGCCATTGCTATTGCTGATGGAGGTACAATTTACTTATCAGCAGAGGGGGGCGATATTATCTTTGAGGGAAATACAGCAAAAGACAATACGCCCAATGCTATAGATCTTGGATCTACTGCTAAATTTGGAGATTTATGTGCTTTAAAAGGTCGCTCTATAATCTTCTATGACCCAATTACATCAAACGGTACAGATGTTTCTGATAAATTAATAATCAACGGTCCGGTTACACAGCCTGCTCCCTCTCGCGGAGGTTCTTCAACACCAACTGTGAGATCCGCAGCAGCTGTTCAACCAGTACCTAGACTTTATGAAGGCACTATAGTTTTCTCAGGTAAAAAGCAAAATACATCGAAGACTAAAGCATTAACTAATGCCTCTAGCTTAAAACAACCTGTAGAACTAGCTGCTGGAACACTTGTCCTAGAAGATGGAGCTCTATTTTCTGCAAAATCTTTCTCTCAAAAAGATACTACTTCAACAGTTGTATTAGAACAAAACACGCAATTACAGGTATCCGATTCAATAGATTTGAAAAACCTATGGATAGGAGTTACAAATGTAAATTCACCAGATTTTGCAAGAGTTAGTACTACAGGAAGTACCGGAACTGTCAAAGTTACAGGAGCTATCACACTTGCTGTTTCTGATCCTAAATTTTATGAAAATCCAGATCTTGCTAAACAGCTTAATAAAGAATTCATAAAAATATCAGCACAGGGAAGTGTCACTATTACCGACAGCCCTAACACACCTAATCAAGATATCTCCTCACACCTAGGTTATCAGGGTGTGTGGCAATTGACCTGGGCAGATGTTCCATCTGGAGGCTCAGGTCAACCAACTGAAAAAGTAGCCACCTTAGGTTGGCAACCCCAAGGTTACCTCCCCACTCCTGGAGATACACAAAGCTACACCTCTTTAGTTCCTAATAGCTTGTGGGGAATGGTTTCTGATGTTGCTGCTATCCAACGTTTAATTGAAGGAGAAGCAAATTCCGCACAGGGCAAGGACATCTGGGGTGCAGGATTATCTAACTTCTTAAAAGGTAAGAAAACAGATAAGAATCGCAAGTTCAGAAATTTCAGCTCTGGCTATGCTGTAGGAACAAGCTCTCAATCCCTTCATGGTTTTAAATTCAGCTTTGGTTTTTGCCAGCTATTTGGAAGAGCTAAAGATTACGCAGGTGCAAGGATTCATGAGAAAATTCTTTCAGGATCTTTGTATACACAATATGACACAGAGCTATTACCTATTTTAAAATTCCTTGCAGGAACGTCCGTATTCAGACCAAAAATTTTAAAACAGATAACTGATGATTTTCCAGTAACCTTCCAAGCACAATTTGGTTATTTTTACGGAGACAACTCCATGAAAATAAAATACCTCGATGCTACACAAACAAACAGCTCTTGGGAAAACCATTGTTACTCTGGAGATATTGGTACATCTATAGCTATTCCTATACAGAGTAAAGATGGCATTATCCAAATGGCATCGCCGTTTGTAAAAGTACAAAGTGTCTACGTATATCAAAAAGGATTCCATGAAAAAGGCTTAAGACGTAGAGCTTTTGATCATACCTATTTGACAAATATCTCTATACCTTTAGGGCTGAAAGTTTATGGAGATTCTGTATCTAAAGATCTCCATTACGAACTCTCTGCAGCTTATGTAGGTGATGCTTACCGTCATAATCCTAAAAATACAACAACACCAATTGTAACGAATGTTGTTGCTACACCATGGATAACAACCGCCACAAATCTACAAAGACATGCAGCAAGATTCCAAGGTGCTGGAGATTATGCCCTAACCTCATATATCCAGCTATTTGCTCAAGGAAGTATCGAGCTACGTAAATCTGCAAGAAGCTATCACGCTAATGCAGGTAGCTCTATCCATTTCTAA
- a CDS encoding polymorphic outer membrane protein middle domain-containing protein → MKNSLYGFLIFSSFTASMAFADATDLPSSTSFDGSTGAGQFTPKETTASGGTNFTLTGDITIQHVKSTTPANTSCFKNSTGNITFAGANYSLIFEDIISTAKGAAISNNTDAKTLTMSGFNILSFIAAPKATTGNAAIYSVASTTIKENKKLTFDTNHSIAAGGAIHCAKTGSTAATLTLQQNESMIFKNNSSATTGGAIHAEKLVLKAGGATLFENNHATQKGGAISIAGSGEISLSADDGSIIFKGNTITDAGNKVNNAIHVGANGKFLKLEAKESQSILFYDPVVVEGTAADNLEINKTSGATTYTGSIIFSGRYIESPHKRRKHISKFTQPLTLSAGSLVLEKGAHLEAKSLTQTAGSKVILDQTSSIETKENIDIKELWLRLDEFKNPTTATISTTGSAHTVTVKGPLGIFADHETFYDNHALAYDVNQEVLQLSDKDISKIALVDIPQAVRKNIASHRGYQGDWTIDWKTIPGSTNAGVTTLGTKIATIHWRPTGYIPFGGAQEITTPLVVNTLWGNFSDIRNLERTVESLATNSLSSEGFWAAGIKNFLHSNSSAKNYVFQHNNAGYVIGMNKHTLSDNVFSAAFSQLFGKDRDDANGQVDHQTLSGSFYAHHVGSLPMLRFLCGGSTDCPPELQASPSIPVIVNAQLSYSHSNNHLIINHTDTTKTTGMWSNYSLATELGSTFIYTLSKCPSILKHISPFVKLQGVYSEQRKFTEEGLRRCLFSSTYLANLALPLGIKIHGVCPRELLAYDLSAMYVHDVFRIDPESMTLFLIGGLAPWATQATNLDTKAVVVQGSGRFAVRPNIEIFAEGNCELRSSSHSYNYDFGAKIHF, encoded by the coding sequence ATGAAAAACTCTCTCTACGGGTTTTTAATCTTTTCTTCTTTTACCGCATCTATGGCGTTTGCAGACGCTACCGACTTACCATCTTCGACGAGTTTTGATGGTTCTACAGGAGCTGGACAATTTACTCCGAAAGAAACAACAGCCTCTGGAGGAACTAACTTCACACTCACCGGTGACATAACCATTCAACATGTTAAATCAACAACACCAGCAAATACAAGTTGCTTTAAAAATTCTACAGGGAACATTACCTTCGCAGGAGCAAACTATTCTTTAATATTTGAAGATATCATTTCCACAGCTAAAGGAGCTGCTATCAGTAATAATACTGATGCAAAAACACTTACAATGTCAGGATTTAACATCTTATCCTTTATTGCTGCTCCAAAAGCAACCACAGGAAATGCAGCTATTTATAGTGTGGCATCAACAACTATCAAAGAAAATAAGAAGTTAACTTTTGATACAAACCACTCTATAGCAGCAGGCGGAGCTATCCATTGTGCAAAAACAGGATCAACAGCGGCAACGCTAACTCTTCAGCAAAATGAATCTATGATATTCAAAAACAACTCCTCAGCAACTACAGGAGGAGCTATTCATGCGGAGAAACTCGTCCTTAAAGCTGGCGGAGCTACCCTATTTGAAAATAATCACGCCACGCAAAAAGGCGGGGCAATTTCCATTGCTGGATCTGGAGAGATTAGCCTATCTGCAGATGACGGAAGTATTATCTTTAAAGGAAATACCATTACTGACGCAGGAAATAAGGTAAATAACGCAATTCATGTAGGAGCTAACGGGAAATTTTTAAAACTAGAAGCTAAAGAATCTCAGTCTATTCTATTCTATGATCCTGTGGTTGTTGAAGGAACAGCTGCTGATAATTTAGAAATTAATAAAACTTCAGGAGCAACCACCTACACAGGATCTATAATCTTTTCGGGAAGATATATAGAGAGTCCTCACAAAAGGAGAAAACACATTTCTAAATTCACACAACCTCTGACTCTATCCGCAGGATCTTTGGTTTTAGAAAAAGGTGCGCATTTAGAAGCTAAATCTCTAACACAAACTGCAGGATCTAAAGTTATCTTAGATCAAACGTCAAGTATAGAAACTAAAGAAAATATAGATATTAAAGAACTTTGGCTACGTCTTGATGAGTTCAAAAATCCTACAACAGCAACTATCTCCACAACAGGAAGTGCTCATACTGTCACTGTTAAAGGACCTTTAGGTATTTTTGCAGATCATGAAACCTTCTATGACAATCATGCTCTTGCCTATGACGTAAATCAAGAAGTCCTACAACTCTCTGATAAAGATATATCAAAAATTGCTTTAGTAGACATCCCCCAAGCAGTTAGGAAAAATATCGCTTCGCATCGTGGATATCAAGGCGATTGGACTATAGATTGGAAAACGATTCCAGGTTCTACAAATGCAGGCGTTACAACTTTAGGGACAAAAATAGCAACGATACATTGGAGACCTACAGGCTATATCCCTTTTGGAGGAGCTCAAGAAATCACCACTCCTTTAGTGGTTAACACTCTATGGGGAAATTTCTCAGACATTCGTAATTTAGAAAGAACAGTAGAGTCCTTAGCAACAAATTCTCTATCCTCTGAAGGATTCTGGGCTGCAGGAATTAAAAACTTCCTACATTCTAATAGCTCTGCAAAAAATTATGTCTTCCAACATAACAATGCTGGCTATGTCATTGGTATGAATAAACATACACTATCAGACAATGTATTTTCTGCAGCATTTTCCCAGCTATTTGGTAAGGATAGAGATGACGCTAATGGTCAAGTAGATCATCAAACACTTTCAGGATCTTTTTATGCACATCACGTAGGCTCGCTACCTATGTTGCGCTTCCTTTGTGGGGGATCTACAGATTGCCCTCCTGAACTTCAAGCATCTCCGTCTATCCCTGTTATTGTAAACGCTCAGCTAAGCTATAGCCATAGCAATAACCACCTTATAATAAATCACACAGACACAACGAAAACAACAGGCATGTGGTCTAACTATTCCTTAGCTACAGAACTAGGATCGACATTCATCTATACTCTGAGCAAATGCCCTTCTATACTTAAACACATATCTCCATTTGTTAAACTCCAAGGAGTATATTCTGAACAAAGGAAATTCACAGAAGAAGGACTACGTCGCTGCTTATTCTCGAGTACATATCTAGCTAACCTAGCTCTTCCCCTAGGGATTAAGATCCATGGAGTATGTCCTAGAGAACTCCTCGCCTATGATCTATCCGCTATGTATGTCCATGATGTATTTCGCATCGATCCTGAAAGTATGACACTATTTCTAATTGGAGGCTTGGCTCCTTGGGCTACACAAGCCACCAACTTAGATACCAAAGCTGTGGTCGTTCAAGGTTCTGGAAGATTCGCTGTTAGACCAAACATCGAAATTTTCGCAGAAGGTAACTGTGAACTACGCTCCTCATCTCATAGTTATAACTATGATTTTGGCGCTAAAATACATTTCTAG